CACCAACGCAGTCGTTCACCGTTCACAGGCAATTTCGGCGGCCCGCTTGACGCCCAGCCGACGCAAAATCGCCATCATCGGACACCAATCCGCGACGCCGCCCAAAATCAGGTTCAACCCGACGAAAGCCGTTAGCAGCAGGGCGTAAGGCGTCCACCACA
The window above is part of the Chloracidobacterium sp. genome. Proteins encoded here:
- a CDS encoding DUF2892 domain-containing protein, translating into MPMERILFVIAGVVVLASLAAGVWWTPYALLLTAFVGLNLILGGVADWCPMMAILRRLGVKRAAEIACER